The DNA segment CGCATCCTCTGTTTCATGAAACATGGCATCCATTGTATCAACCACTGCATCGAGTGCCACTGTTAATTTTTCCTGTGTTTCGATTTCCTTCATATTCACAGTCTCGTTTTGTACTTCCGTTTCACCGATCATGATGGCAACCTTTGCCTTTTTACGATCAACCGTCTTAAACTGCGCCTTAAAGGAACGATTCAGATAATCCATATCCGAACGATAGCCGGCTGCACGAAGCTCTGTGACAACCTGCAAAGCAGTTGTTGCGGCCTCAGGGGACAGGCAAAGGACATAGGCATCCAGACCCTCCTCATCCGCCAGGGAAATTCCTTCTGCCTCCAAAGCAATCAGCAGTCGTTCCAGACCCATAGCCCAGCCAATACCGCTCATACCCTGCGGCCCGCCGAAGTATTCCACCAGACCATCATAGCGCCCACCTGCAAATACTGTGGACTGTGCGCCCATTTCCTTATTGACGGATACAACCTCAAATACGGTATGTGTATAGTAATCCAAACCACGCACCAGCTTATCATCCACCTCATATGGAATACCGAGCGCATCCAGACCCTCCAGCACCTGCTTAAAATATGCCTTGCTTTCCTCATTCAGATAATCCGCCATTTTTGGAACATTCTTCATGATTGGCAGCTCATGATCCACCTTACAGTCCAGAATACGCAGAGGATTCTGTTCATAACGGCGCTGACAATCGGCACACATATGACTGATATCGTTTTTAAAATGCTCCTTCAAAGCCTTTCGATATGCTGCGCGCGAATCATCATCCCCCAGTGTATTGATCAGCACCTTCATATCCTTTAAGCCCAGCGCGGAAATAAAAGACCAGCCCAAAGCGATTGTTTCCACATCCAGCAACGGACTCTTTGCGCCAATCACCTCAACACCGAACTGATTAAAAATACGCATTCTTCCCTTCTGCGGACGCTCATGACGGCACTGCGGCCCGACATAATACATTTTTATGGGAAGATCGGCATAGCCGTACATCTTATGCTCTACAAATGCTCTGGCAACACCCGCTGTACATTCCGGACGCAGCGTCAGTGAGGTAGAGCTGTTTTCCAGCTGAAAGGTATACATTTCCTTATTTACCATATCACTGGAGTCATTTCCTCTTTTGAATACATTGGTATGCTCAAAAATCGGCGTACGGATTTCCTGATAATTATAAACGTATGTAAACTGTCGAATCAGCTCCTCCAGACGATGCCATTTGCCGATTTCCTCCGGCAGAATATCCTGTGTTCCTCTTGGTACCTGATAGTTCATTTCGTTTCCTCCTATACATGTATGCTTCCACCCGCATCGGGCTGGAATAAAATAAAAACGCGTCACCAACAAAGGACGTCGGGAACGCGGTACCACCTTATTTCACTCCTACAGAGTGCAGCTTATCCTTTAACGCAGGTTACGATTATCCATTTCCTGATAATTCCTCCAAAGTGTCCAATTATGCTACTTATAGTAGAAACTTTCACCAGACGTTTCCTCTCTGCACTACATTTCACAAAATCTCTCTTTTTCATCGGATGTACTTATAGTGTACTCATTTCATCTTTTTTTGTCAATAGGAAATTCACGTTCTTAAAAAGGTGCTCGCATTAACGTATACTTCACAAGGAATATAAAGGGGCTTATGGAAAGACGTACTTTATCAAAGAAGCGTTTCCTTATAGTATGACAGCAACAGCCGAGTTATTGCTATCGTGCACACAAGGTAATATAACATTTTATATCTGCTTGTGCCTGGCAGAACCTGCAATAGTTCCGATACCGGCTACAAGGCATGCAGTACAAATGCGGATTTCCAGTTTTTATATACCGGGAATCAAAAAAAGGCAATGCCTGCGCATTACCGTTTTCTTTTTCTATTCTGCACTGTCGTTGATATTACGGACATTGTGATATACCTGCTGTACATCATCAACCTCATTCAACAGATTTACAAGACGCTGAAACAGCATCAGCTCTTCCCCTTGCAGTTCAACATATTCGTTTGGAAGCATGGTATCCTCCAGAATATCGAATGTTACCTCAGGAATCAGTTCTTCAATGGCATCCTTTGCCTTGTTTAGTTCTGTTGGCTCAACCGTAATCGTCATTTGACCATCTTCAACCTCAATGTCCTTCAGATCTACTTCTGCCATGATCAATGCATCCATCATTGCTTCTTCATCATCAAACTTAATAGAAATCAGTCCGACATGCTCGTAGTTAAAGGAAACACAGCCGCTGACACCGATTTTTGCATGAGATTTATTAAAGCATCCACGCAGATCAGCGATAGTACGGTTTGCATTATCTGTCAGACAGTCGATGATAATCGTTGCCTGTCCGCCGGCACCAAAGCCTTCATATGTAGCCGCAGAGTAGTTTTCATTGGTACCACCCTTGGCCTTGTCAATCGCACGCTTGATGACATCCGCAGGAACCTGGTTCGCCTTGGCACGTTCAATTACTTTTTTCAAAGAAGCATTCATGTCAGGGTCAGGTACACCGGCTTTTGCAGCCATCAGTATTTCTTTTCCATAACGGGAATATAGTTTTGCTTTTACCGCTGCAGTTTTTGCCATGGAAGCGGCACGCACTTCAAAATGTCTACCCATTGTTTAATCACCTTCCAAATTTCCTTTACCATTATATCAGAATTTATATATCGT comes from the Erysipelotrichaceae bacterium 66202529 genome and includes:
- a CDS encoding histidine--tRNA ligase codes for the protein MNYQVPRGTQDILPEEIGKWHRLEELIRQFTYVYNYQEIRTPIFEHTNVFKRGNDSSDMVNKEMYTFQLENSSTSLTLRPECTAGVARAFVEHKMYGYADLPIKMYYVGPQCRHERPQKGRMRIFNQFGVEVIGAKSPLLDVETIALGWSFISALGLKDMKVLINTLGDDDSRAAYRKALKEHFKNDISHMCADCQRRYEQNPLRILDCKVDHELPIMKNVPKMADYLNEESKAYFKQVLEGLDALGIPYEVDDKLVRGLDYYTHTVFEVVSVNKEMGAQSTVFAGGRYDGLVEYFGGPQGMSGIGWAMGLERLLIALEAEGISLADEEGLDAYVLCLSPEAATTALQVVTELRAAGYRSDMDYLNRSFKAQFKTVDRKKAKVAIMIGETEVQNETVNMKEIETQEKLTVALDAVVDTMDAMFHETEDAHVCTCGEEHCTCNHEE
- a CDS encoding YebC/PmpR family DNA-binding transcriptional regulator produces the protein MGRHFEVRAASMAKTAAVKAKLYSRYGKEILMAAKAGVPDPDMNASLKKVIERAKANQVPADVIKRAIDKAKGGTNENYSAATYEGFGAGGQATIIIDCLTDNANRTIADLRGCFNKSHAKIGVSGCVSFNYEHVGLISIKFDDEEAMMDALIMAEVDLKDIEVEDGQMTITVEPTELNKAKDAIEELIPEVTFDILEDTMLPNEYVELQGEELMLFQRLVNLLNEVDDVQQVYHNVRNINDSAE